In Aedes albopictus strain Foshan chromosome 3, AalbF5, whole genome shotgun sequence, the genomic window CCCAGTCGGCTTTTCACAGGACCTCTGCTGCTTCCGGCACCTCTGTTGTAGTTGTCATCTCTATATTTCCTAGCCAACTCCAGAGTTTGCCTCAGTTTCCCGTACGCTTTTCCTTCCTGTGCCCCTAGTGTGTTTCGAACTGCCGCTATTTGTCCTAACCCTGCGTTTTGTTGATCTATTGCGGTACCTGCATTTGCCCTTGCAACCTCCCACGTAACGATGATTTTCTCAGCGCTTGCTAGAGTAAGCTTCTCTTCACTAAGTAGTCGCTGTCGTAAATTTTTGTCTTTTATTCCCGCTATGAGGCGGTCCAAAATGGCAGTTTCCTTAAAATTTGCAAAACCACAGAATTCCGCTTGTAATTTTAAAGCCAAGACGAAATCCTCGGTAGTCTCCTCAGGGTTCTGAATTCTCGTGCTGAATTTGTAACGTTGAACCAAGTCTGGTTCTATTTTGTCTAAGCGATTCTTCAGCTTcgatatcaaatcatcaaaagcTGCCTCCTCGAAATTACCCGCTGGGTACAGCACTTTAATCTCATCAAACATCACTGGCCCGCTTAGCGTTATGAAATAGGCCATTTTGTCATCCTCACTTATTTTATTGACCTTGAAAAAGAACTTCAATCTAGCAAACCAATCGTTGAAGCTGGTGCCCCTACGATACGGTTCAATAGTACAAGCCACACTAGAACTCATGATTAATCGGCGCTGTAGTTCCGCAACAAGTACGATTTACGAATCAAAATAATATAAACACGGGTATTACCAGTAATTCAGCCAAAAATGGGAaaaataagagtaaaacaaaataGATCACAATCAATTGTAGCAGATTATTAAAAATGCCGGTTTTTCTTTGTTCACTTTTAAAAAATTCAATCAAAAAAATTGACTTACCAAAAATGTCCTTTTGACCCTTGCCAACAACGACGGTCGCCGTACGGATACCTTCTGGTGCGAAGCTAGTCCAGATGCACGCGCCTCCTCTGAGAATCCGATGATCTGCTTGGCCGATGGTGATTTCAATCTGATAAAGGCTCACGTCCGAGCTGTGCTTTAACGTACTAATTACGTCGACCAGCAGTGTGCGGCAGAAATTGCCGAGTTGTATCAGATTTCAAGAATTGGCAATCAATCACGTTTCCGGATCAAACTATGCAGTCCAAGCATACAGCGTGTGGCAAGGCGTGTGGTAGAATCACTCGATTATTAGTTTTAATCTCCGTCAATAATCTGTTTCAAAAAAAAGGAATGAAAGCCTTTTATTAAAATGAAACAAAAGAACTTTTTCTTCAAAGGGTgtatgcaataaaaaaaagtggTCCACCCTATTCAATAACTCTGTCACACAATCGAAAAGGCCTTTTCATTATCTTACCACATATTGTTAAGCACAAACCAAGCACAGTTTTCACACAATGTCGTTCAAAATGGTGAAGGTGACGCCAGCACAATGTCGGAAAGCGCCCTTTTCACGTATGGTTATACTTACGGGGATATATTTTACCACCGAAAAGGCAACTTTTGGCGGGCCGCGTCTCAAACCTTGAAGATAATATCCGGAGCGGTTGCTCCTTTCGTTGCCTCACTGGTCCTGTTCCCTGAGAAATGCAAACGCCAGCTGAAGATGCACCACTGCTGCTGCTTCGTGTACGTGCCGAGAGTAACGTAgactttctttttttcttttactAATGGTTTCTGCACCAAACTACTTTTTCCTCGTACGCCACTTTTAATTACCGCAACTGAGGGATCTTCTAGATTTCACGTGTGGAGTTAATAAGGAACAACCTATTCGTTCGAGTTCACAAGATAGAATGAATTCACTTTATTTCTCCTGATAGTAGCTGACCGATGAAACACCGATCGATCATCCGAACGCATACGATGTCTGACACTTACACGAATGCTAATCTTCGAATGCGCAGGGTGCGCTAGGGGCATGACAACTATGAcaactcaagatgcagagaagcttcttcgatggcacgtaaagctcAGGAGgaaacatcattcgtaagtagcaagcaatcatttcaaagtaatattttagtagtttttGTGTTGGTATGCTTATGCGCATTCTATTTTACCATGAATATTGGGGCtgcagaaaaataaaattaaagcgtTTCAAAAATGGTGAATATCAtgatcttggaatgaaataaatcaaattgttaatttagtaaaactatctcgaatcacgaGAATCAGCGAGAATTTATTTATGtaagcatgttatggaaacggtGGCAAACGATCAAtgcattgcttatttgagcaaaattaactattttccattcacgtcatTCAATTatccaatatggcgacgaccataattagcgaaaataaaacgaaagaaaatttatttttatgatgaccacaataaacctagcaggcacggtaaaggctgggtatgctgcgcaattcagatcccattgtgatccactagcctctgcccagcaactcctatccctacctccacgcggtaccggccggaaactatgagcaaccttagggaagatcgggtaaccaaccccggtgggaactttggtcgtaggctgacagggaagggggggtttgcttcggcaaacctgagcgtctgttctccaggaggagcggctcacaacagcgtctgatccccatgttaggggcggctgatctacgtccgagtgccagggaaggactctaagctcaactgtgcactatggtcctccggaaagtagggggttggtgtcaggccctacgagccagccgtaaaaaaccattgtaacggaaaatcaacaacagaataatacgaaccgagaccaacggcaacgaccccagcgaacaaaaaggacttgcgattggaaactcggtacgtggaactgccgatctctcaacttcattgggagcacccgcatactcgccgatctactgaaggaccgcgggttcggcatcgtagcgctgcaggaggtgtgttggacaggatccatggtgcgaacgtttagaggtaatcataccatctaccagagctgcggcaacacacgcgagctgggaacagctttcatcgtgatgggtgatatgcagaggcgcgtgatcggttggtggccgatcgacgaaagaatgtgcaggttgaggatcaagggccgattcttcaacttcagcataataaacgtgcacagcccacactccggaagtactgatgatgacaaggacgcactttacgcgcagctcgaacgcgagtacgaccgctgcccaagccacgacgtcaagatcatcataggagatttgaacgctcaggtaggccaggaggaggaattcagaccgacgattgataagtttagcgcccaccagcaaacgaacgaaaacggcctacgactcattgatttcgccgcctccataaatatggccatacgtagcacctttttccaacacagcctcccttatcgttacaccaggagatcaccacagcagacggaatctcaaatcgaccacgttctgattgacggacggcccttctccgacattatcgacgtcaggacctatcgtggcgccaacatcgactccgaccagtatctggtgatggtcaaactgcgcccaaaactctccgtcatcaacaatgtacgataccggcgaccgccacggtacaacctagagcgactgaagcaaccggatgtcgcctcagcatacgcgcagaatctcgaagccgcgttgccagacgagggcgagctcgatgaggcccctctagagggctgctggagtacagtgaaagcagccatcaacgacgcagccgagagcaccatcgggtacgtggaacggaatcgacggaacgaatggttcgacgaagagtgcagaacggttttggaggagaagaacgcagcgagggcggtaatgctgcagcaagggactcgacagaacgtggaacgttacaaacagaagcggaaacagcagacccgcctctttcgggagaaaaagcgccgcctggaagaagcggagtgtgaagaaatggaactgctgtgccgttcccaagaaacacggaagttctatcagaagctcaacgcatcccgcaacggcttcgtgccgcgagccgaaatatgcagggataaagacggaggcctcttgacggacggacgtgaggcgatcgaaaggtggaagcagcacttcgatcagcacctgaacggcgttgagaacgtaggcatgggagcccacgacaacggaaggaacgacgacgccagtgcagcggaggacggaaatgaaccaactcccacgctgagggaagttaaggatgccattcaccagcccaaaaccaacaaagcagctggtaaggatggtatcgcagctgaactcatcaagatgggcccagaaaagttggccacctgtctgcatcggctgatagtcaggatctgggaaaccgaacagctaccggaggagtggaaggaaggggtaatctgccccattcacaagaagggcgaccatttggaatgtgagaacttcagggcgatcactattttgaatgctgcctacaaagtgctatcccagatcatcttccgtcgtctgtcacctaaaacaaatgagttcgtgggaagttatcaagccggcttcatcgacggctggtcgacaacggaccagatctttaccgtacggcaaatcctccagaaatgccgtgaataccaggtcccaacgcaccacctgttcatcgacttcaaagcggcatacgatagtatcgaccgcgcagagctatggagaatcatggacgaaaacggctttcctgggaagctgactagactgatcaaagcaacgatggacggtgtgcaaaactgcgtaagggtttcgggtgaactatccagttcattcgtatctcgccggggactgcgacaaggtgacggactctcatgtctactcttcaacatcgcgctggaaggtgtgatgcgacgagccgggctcaacagctggggaacgattttcacaaaatccggacaatttgtgtgcttcgcggacgacatggacattatcgctagaacatttggaacggtggcagaactgtacacccgcctgaaacgcgaagcagcaaaggtcggactggtggtgaatgcctcaaaaacaaagtacatgctggtaggcggaaccgaacacgaccggatccgtctggctagtaatgttacgatagacggggatactttcgaggtggtggaggaattcgtctacctcggatccttactgacggctgacaacaacgtgagccgtgaaattaggaggcgcatcatcagcggaagtcgggcctactacgggctccagaagaaactgcggtcgaaaaagattcacccacgcaccaaatgcaccatgtacaaaacgctaataagaccggtgatcctctacgggcacgagacatggaccatgctcgaggaggacctgcaagcactcggagttttcgagcgacgcgtgctaagaacgatcttcggcggtgtgcaggagaacggtgtgtggcggagaaggatgaaccacgagctcgctgcactttacggcgaacccagcatccagaaggtggccaaagccggaaggatacggtgggcagggcatgttgcaagaatgccggacaacaaccctgcaaagctggtgtttgcaactgatccggcaggcacaagaaggcgtggagcgcagagagcacgatgggcggaccaggtggagcgtgacttggcgagcattgggcgcgaccgaggatggagagtggcagccacccgggtagaggctaatggcaaacaaaggacaaaataataactggttttgccatcatatctcgttttgccattcttctgttattatgaaaaacttaaaatggcaaatcaatagcaaaatatacaatcatagcaaatcttgtcattgatatgttattcatgaataatgctaaataacaacccaataacaaaaattactatcatggtaaaacttgcaatttagcatattttataatgaattgtataaaatatcaaaacaataacattatttacattcctagctcaatttgccattattttgatattgtgagaaattatttataaacattaggcaccataacatattttactctttatataccattaactattctattgtatatttcaagcataacttttcaattcgacgtatctcgcaaaagtaaacaaatccggattctcagctgtgtgtttgatttgcaatggattctatttgatgcacatcaatttatgttaatttagaactcaaataattaatagaaatagctcattttaccttttttctgctactttgaaataataactgaatctaccattattctaaaatagaatttgaacaactaaacctaccattattttgatcgccacataaacagctaaatttgttcttattctgttatcaataactcaagaatgtcatattttgttattcaccgataacagttaatttgggtcttattttgttatcaatatctcaataataacttattttgttcttcaatttaatccgcatgctttaccattactttgttattacaatggaaaaataagttatttttaagtttttctgctaccaaaattttgttattatttttgttattttaactcttatttcaaacaaacaaataacacattttggcattcaaacattctattttaatggtaaaatttgccattcttttgccattaagctttaCCCGGGCACAAACCGAgttttgtggcgtactattgttgattatgtcttgtcttaatgatgttgaacaaataaatgtatgtatgtaataaacctagcagtgtcgtagtttctgcttttccaccaacagatgccgTTACAAATCGAacagatcgccatctgttgagagtttgaacagttttattgtcgcaataatgaatgccagaaggtttacatatcggagagttttgtttactctttaaatctggctttatggatattttCAACTATGCTATAGAACATTTAATCAatagtagtcataaaactgtgagttttaattatggctgtaataaaaccctaataaaaatcatgcaaaaccaatcagcaaaggaatggttacttgggttcctTCTCTAGAGCCAAACAGCACTGACGggatacggctttggctcctcgtgttttcgctcgctctatggcatctttggcgttccttcgctcctccatcttcctccaggtattatctgtaatccactgctttctccgggtgtgcATCTAGCCCAAATtgatccattgatcttctacgcttccaccttccgaaaTATCCGCATCACGGTTATCTAGCttatcgacgaaggaccttttcaccgcagcggcGTCCAACTGGCGTGTGTCGAAccagcgcccgattttctcctccagtCGGGAAACCCAtgccactttgtgcactggtcgttgAGGTCGATGAGCGATCCCTTAATCACCATGCCATTTGTTGCCACAGATCTGCATCcttgctcatttctccgagaccatggcgtcgaACGACGCCATCGTCCGagctgtcggaaccaaccttagcgttgaagtcgcccatgaggatcttgataataCCCTTCAGAATCGtgcccacgacagcattcagttggatgTAAATTATATTTTTGTCTTGTATTTcgacagcatcggttggcgcgtaaaatTGTATCATGGTAAGGATTCGAATCCGTGTTCTGAATCAGGCTACAATTATCCTATCATTAATTGGTTCCCACTACATGAGCACAGCGTGGGCgggagcgctgagcaggaaaccaactccacggtggcgaggagcgtgttcgtcCACCTTGTAGGCCAGAGTATGGCAGAATTTGACCCAACGCCAATCTgtgccaacggacttcgcttagTCTTAGGaactcaagcttcatacggtatGCCTCATTGGTTAGTTGTgctagtttaccctgctgggctaggattAATACATTACAATTCCTGTCCGTTGTTTCGCACTAAaattcgttgccgttgaatcagtttgtaATCTGTCAtcttcggtttctgtaacggttttgggATTCGGAAaccgtaggttgttggcctaaggtcccctatccaccgtggtggggctgacaccttagcatttcatactcagtcgctggatCGCACGCTATTCGACGCTATTCGAGTCGCATCCTTTGGTTAACAGTGCtctggacgtacctcctcaatcaaggtgaagtcagaaggataacagtgccaaggctgcactaccagctaagcacacaactcttagctggcggtctttgccatcgcttgacccgtgtaagcatgaggtaggaacttgtgaggaccagagctatgttgaacgttcTTCTTATCGTCCAACAATTTTGCAACCCAAAGGTCGCGTTGAACCTGGTGATAAACGAATCAAATCGCGATTTTTAAATTCATCTCTGTATGAGACTCCTCTCGCATCATAAATCTTTTGAATTATCATAATTTCAAGCCCTGGCACGCATTCTGTTCTTCATTAACACTTTTATTGCCCACAGCCACAAGTTCCGGAACTCTTCCCAAGTACTTTGTTCACCAGAGAGCAATGAATGCGCATATAATATCCCATCATTCGTTTGATCCTAGAAGCAGTCAGTACACAGACGACGTTAAAAACTTTCCCATTCATAATGAAGATATAAAATTCACTTTCACACCAACGGAATTTACTGACTGTCATATAGGTAGGTATGTATGTAGATATAAACCGTAGGAACATGTATCCTGATTTAATTCAGATGGCAGGACAGTGTCGTCGCTCACCGCTTGAGTCGAACGTACAGAAGAAATGCTCTGTTTTTCCCACTTTTCCCAACATTCGGAATAATCTATTTGCATACGAGCACGCGGTTGCTGGCTGCTAGCTCTTCAACGATTTATAAAATTTACACCATAAAGCGCGCGCGTTTCCACAGGATAGCCTCGCGTGCAAGCACTGGAAAGTGGAAACTGCTGCTGCCAACCACTTCGCGGTGGCTCACACAATGATCAAGCATCGTCGTTGACGAATGGGTGGAAGCGTTTTGGCTGGATTTAAATTTATTTGCCTGTTTGGAAGAACGTTGAAATTTGCGCTGTTTACCTTTCTGCTCGGTGTGATTACTTTCGCGATCGTTAAACTGGCAGTGGCTGTTTTGAGGCAGATTTACGGAAAATTTAGCTGATTTGCTTGCCGTTTCATTACTCTGAGTTCTTTGTATTTGAATCAAGAGGAATAAACGTGACACGTTCATTCTACATATTTGAGATTGCGCTTCAATGAATTTATTACCTTGACATTCTCCAACAACTATAGTATTTTACGACGGCAATATGTTTTAACGTCAAGAGTGAATACCGTTTGCGTTTACATACAAGTTGCAGAACTTGAGTTGATTACGCTTCTTGGGACTTGAGCTATCATCTCTGCTCCACAATGCCGATGAGCGATATTAGTGGATTTGCTGCCGATTCCTGAGGAAACAAACAGCCGCATTTTTTGCTGTCCTTGTACTTCATGGCGTTTCCTCAGGGGTGGATGCTCTTTTGACAAAAAGGATGCATGCGAATGTACTTTGAAAACATGAACGTCaaacctcctaatcgctcctttgaGTGCAATGTTGATCAATAAACTTGAAAGTGCATCACTTTGCTTCAACTAAGGTCGCAAATGAGGTAGACACTTCGTTCCGGCAAACTCACACTCGTCTTTCCCAGTAGCTTTGTTCTTCCGCACACTAGCaaaagttgcataaaacctccgcatatacCTCCGATCCATACTTCCCTAcacttcagcaatcacactctcttcgtgctgccgtttCTTGCTGCAGTGCATTTGTTTCTCCTCTGTTCTTACGCTCTGTACTACTCTTTATTGACCCGGGTACCGGTCACGAGCATTCCActcctggcggcattcttttaGTATGTCATTCGTTGTTACATACTTCTAGTCCAACCAACCATATTAGGGCTCGCAAATACGGAGTTCAGAGCCAATCATGTTTATGCTAAAGGTTATGGAAACTCTTTCATTTTTCATGCTTCATAAATTTCGCATTACATGGGACAGACTGACAGTGTAACGAATTTCGCAATCCATCAATGAAACCAACTCAAATTATCTTACCGGACACCAAACCAAAGTACACAATGGTGTGAAAACAAAAGGCAAAAGCTATAAAAGCACTCACCTGGCCGGCACATATTTAATTTGTCCACTACAATTAAGCGGAAGTTTAATTTCCTCCAAATGGCATGCTCgcaattgaaagattttttcCGCGTTTGCCGAGCTTCTTTGCCTTGTTCTTGTACACCAGCTGTTTCTGATAGCCTCCCTATATAAGTTGCTATCGGAACTTGTAGTTGTGGAGATCTGTCACTTTCATTAGACCACATACACATTGGAAAACTCTACAGCTTTTGTTACCTACAGTATTGCGATTACCAGTGCACTGTGATATTACGGTGAACTAACCAACAGCACTGTTTCAATGTAGACTAACGGCACTCCAATTAATGCACGAGTAATAGAAGGAGCATAACAGCAAAATTAAATTGTTACGGCCATTAATCACATTTATAACCACACATACCTCCCACAATTGGGCGGAGCAACCCTTCCTATAGAAAGCAGCGCAGTGAGCATAAATTTAGTCCCATTCACTAATTGACAGCGATAAAACGACAAAAGTGAGCAATTCGTCTTCTTGACAAAAATCTTACTGTAAAATAACCGTCTGCTACAGGTCAACGATAATAGGAGCAATTAATTAACACCAAAAACCGACATCATTTTGTTGAGTCGGCTAGATTCGTCCATCTATTTTATAATTCAAAACTGACCTTGTTCCATCGTAAATGCTCACACTTTACTCCTTGAGGCCATTTGATATCCCTTGTGGTTACTGAATTTTGGGAAACCAGATCGTGTGCCAACAGTGTGTCCTCCCCCATCATCATCTCCCCAGACGTAATGTGAAATGTATTCAATTAATTTCTTGTCTCTCCGGATTCCGATACAATAGAATCCAGTACGCCAGTCCAGCCCCGACAGCAGTTAGCTTGCGTTTGACGAGCACGGCTTGGACTACGCTCCAGCCAGGCTAAAAGAAAAACTTGAGGTCACCGACGGCGGGCTGCTTGCAAGGCTGAAAGCATTGCTGCTGGTGGGGCATATTGTTATTTTTATCGCTTCACCATTAGACTTGACCGAGCAGTCAGCGAGTAGTTTCTGCCATCATCAGTAGTCGGAAAGGTCATGGCTTGTTCTGAAGCAGACAGACATGGCCATCATATCAACGGGATCGCATAACAGTGTTTCAATAGCAATATGGAACTACGTCCAAATGTCTCCGAGACTCGTACAATACAGTGCGACGCACCGCGAGGTTTGGGATGGACTGGTGTTTTTGTCCTACTGGATCACAGAGGGATAATTCTGATGGCTTTTTGTTCAAAGCTTGGCCATGTTTCAACTGCATTCAGACAAATGTGCAATCTTTCCAACTGTTTGTTTATCGGGGTGCGAGTGTAGCAGAGTGGGTTGGCATTTATTACCAAGAATGACGCTTTTTGGTTGCATTGTTGGATGAAATGCTCCCATCTAGCAGACAGTTATGTGGTTTTAAgtttggtgtgtgtgtgtgtggcagCGACATAGTTCTTAGTAAtgagcagagtttaaaattttcattttcaatgagtgaaattcaacgcgaattttgaagattctcaactgaaagatcaaaataaaattcattttgatgaatgaattttctcacttattcattcatttttctgtcactgacaattttcactgagaaatataaatagaccgtaactcccgattattcttccaatcacctcaaatctTGGGtttagtagttaattagaatactaattaactgctctatttgtccattaagttggATTGatcgtctgttaacagaaat contains:
- the LOC109415976 gene encoding uncharacterized protein LOC109415976: MSSSVACTIEPYRRGTSFNDWFARLKFFFKVNKISEDDKMAYFITLSGPVMFDEIKVLYPAGNFEEAAFDDLISKLKNRLDKIEPDLVQRYKFSTRIQNPEETTEDFVLALKLQAEFCGFANFKETAILDRLIAGIKDKNLRQRLLSEEKLTLASAEKIIVTWEVARANAGTAIDQQNAGLGQIAAVRNTLGAQEGKAYGKLRQTLELARKYRDDNYNRGAGSSRGPVKSRLGVRSYDYGQQGRGERLYGSRTTDFRQERRDMTRPKPDYSQMICNFCGLKGHIRRRCFKLKNLHRDAVNLVDSPGPSTDHDIAELMGRMQTYESDGEESDSDTCWKRRGNGTSKPNTSS